The following proteins come from a genomic window of Nostoc sp. TCL26-01:
- a CDS encoding tetratricopeptide repeat protein, translated as MNQQQFEVIFEKLTSRRKEVLQRILAGETDADIAAAMSIGEASVRKFIERICQEFGLNSEHSDSRRYKRSELVTLVAKHKPELLSEHQPQMTHQVTESEEADDVNVTEFILQLLSTHQPINEEFSKFILRFNFNEQEKRQMPKAFNKIGYEYYLNSDFNTALSYLKIAVELKPDFGSAHYNLGATYEKLDNWTEACEHYKIAMQYQNRAGDAATNNLARLEIMQGNNAAAIELIESILSRVKDNTVKAALYKNLGWAYFQKNLYPQAKQNLLISLELEIDYAPAYALLAQVQEAQRDKPGAILSWQNFLESYSHDQQLKRVRWQLPELEVWKLNAIRTINSLNFPNGQLTDF; from the coding sequence ATGAATCAACAACAATTCGAGGTAATATTTGAGAAACTGACAAGCAGGCGCAAGGAAGTATTGCAACGGATACTGGCTGGTGAGACGGATGCAGACATCGCCGCAGCTATGAGTATCGGTGAGGCTAGTGTCAGAAAATTTATTGAGAGGATATGTCAGGAATTTGGACTGAATAGTGAACATTCTGATAGTCGGCGCTACAAACGCTCAGAACTTGTGACACTGGTTGCTAAACACAAACCTGAGTTGTTGAGTGAGCATCAACCTCAAATGACGCATCAGGTAACTGAATCGGAAGAGGCTGATGATGTTAATGTGACGGAATTTATCTTGCAATTGCTGTCAACGCATCAACCGATAAATGAGGAATTTAGCAAATTTATACTACGGTTTAATTTCAATGAGCAGGAGAAGAGACAAATGCCTAAAGCCTTTAATAAAATTGGATATGAATACTATCTGAATAGTGATTTTAATACAGCTTTGTCTTATCTAAAAATTGCGGTTGAGTTGAAACCTGATTTTGGTTCGGCTCACTATAATTTAGGAGCGACTTATGAAAAGTTAGATAATTGGACTGAGGCTTGTGAGCATTATAAAATTGCTATGCAATATCAAAATCGGGCGGGTGATGCGGCAACTAATAATTTAGCTCGATTGGAGATTATGCAAGGCAATAATGCTGCGGCTATAGAATTGATTGAGTCAATTTTATCAAGAGTGAAAGATAATACTGTGAAAGCTGCATTGTATAAGAATTTGGGTTGGGCATATTTTCAGAAAAATCTTTACCCACAAGCAAAACAAAATTTACTCATATCTCTGGAATTAGAAATTGATTACGCTCCTGCATATGCTTTATTAGCACAAGTCCAAGAAGCGCAGAGAGATAAACCAGGAGCCATATTATCATGGCAGAATTTTCTGGAATCTTACTCTCATGATCAGCAACTAAAAAGAGTGCGTTGGCAGTTACCAGAATTAGAAGTATGGAAACTGAATGCTATTAGAACTATTAATAGTCTAAATTTTCCCAATGGCCAGCTCACCGACTTCTGA
- a CDS encoding AAA-like domain-containing protein, with the protein MNYHISVKSNFTYYKVGGSLSSEHPSYVKRQADEDLYQGLKNGDFCCVFNSRQMGKSSLRVQIRNKLESEGIRCTSIDMTTIGSSDASAESFYAGITFELWSGFLDNISVFYSWWEQQRILPPLQRLSQFIEKVLLTQLSESIVIFIDEIDNLINRETKDEFLEFIRACYNQRADKQIYKRVTFCLLGVVTPSDLKDQQGIPFNIGRAIELTGFKLEEVHPALTQGLVEKVDFPEVVIQQILSWTSGQPFLTQKLCKLIVEKTDSRTPNIDILVQEHIIENWEFYDEPEHLRTIKNRLLIDQKQANKRLKVYQQILQNCSIDASNDAEQLALRLSGLVVKHQGKIKVCNKIYENVFNQNWVERNLASLSQVLDVNSELKTPNFLSYGVLVPIAIILVVISLISLGGSYIVVESEPWNQAYNESGIGALLECIRVCFLLTLEVYVICSEFSEDTMQFLQDKKFHLRRKITFYLGFIFFLLLLFHHLWYGPHQLLGNRQVTANEYFHQYLLPYIWYFPYAFINFIIIGIPLSGFSIHVVIEDCHKLRVKIEKYQTYLVQITNTSFIASIFHENEINQQFKQIYWDFLEKIKRPTDLLLGILILIYFDATLSRSTLSISAYIWTQLFCLFGFLTPVITLILWGLVAYQKNLEATIGILFNLNFNFEMIEHQYSTFNLLTKVLISNFFFRIICILVVFHIGQLIWKA; encoded by the coding sequence ATGAATTATCACATATCAGTTAAGTCAAATTTCACCTATTACAAAGTTGGAGGTAGTTTATCTTCCGAACATCCCAGCTATGTCAAGCGACAAGCTGATGAAGACTTGTATCAAGGCTTAAAAAATGGAGATTTTTGTTGTGTCTTTAATTCCCGACAAATGGGAAAATCTAGCTTGCGAGTCCAAATTAGAAACAAGTTAGAAAGCGAAGGAATAAGATGCACCTCAATTGATATGACAACCATAGGTAGTTCTGATGCCTCTGCAGAAAGTTTTTATGCAGGTATCACGTTTGAATTGTGGTCTGGTTTTTTAGACAATATATCTGTTTTTTATTCTTGGTGGGAACAACAAAGAATTTTGCCACCTTTACAGCGATTGAGTCAATTCATTGAAAAAGTATTGCTAACACAACTATCAGAAAGTATTGTCATTTTTATTGATGAAATTGATAACTTAATCAACAGAGAAACCAAAGATGAATTTTTAGAATTTATTCGTGCTTGCTACAACCAACGTGCTGATAAGCAAATATATAAGCGAGTAACATTTTGTTTATTGGGAGTAGTCACACCATCAGATTTAAAAGATCAACAAGGAATACCGTTTAATATTGGTAGAGCAATTGAGTTAACTGGATTTAAGTTAGAGGAAGTTCATCCAGCGCTAACTCAAGGACTAGTCGAAAAAGTGGATTTTCCAGAAGTAGTTATTCAGCAGATATTGTCTTGGACTAGTGGACAACCATTCCTCACACAAAAGTTGTGCAAACTAATTGTAGAAAAGACAGACAGTAGAACTCCGAATATCGATATACTAGTGCAGGAACATATTATTGAAAATTGGGAGTTTTATGATGAACCAGAGCATTTGAGGACAATTAAAAATCGTCTGCTGATAGATCAAAAGCAAGCTAATAAGCGGTTAAAAGTTTATCAACAAATCTTGCAAAACTGCTCGATTGATGCTAGCAATGATGCTGAACAACTCGCATTACGATTATCAGGGTTAGTCGTAAAACACCAGGGAAAGATTAAAGTTTGTAATAAAATATATGAAAATGTCTTTAATCAAAATTGGGTTGAGAGAAATTTAGCATCATTATCACAAGTGTTAGATGTAAATTCGGAATTAAAAACTCCCAATTTTTTAAGTTATGGTGTATTAGTACCCATAGCCATTATCTTAGTTGTCATCAGTTTAATATCATTAGGTGGTTCGTATATAGTTGTTGAGAGTGAACCTTGGAATCAGGCATATAATGAAAGTGGTATCGGCGCTCTACTAGAATGTATACGTGTTTGCTTTTTATTAACCTTAGAAGTATATGTGATTTGTTCCGAATTTAGTGAAGATACTATGCAATTCCTGCAAGATAAAAAGTTTCATTTAAGACGTAAAATAACTTTCTATCTAGGATTTATATTTTTTCTACTTTTACTATTTCACCACTTGTGGTACGGGCCACATCAACTATTGGGAAATCGTCAAGTAACTGCTAATGAATATTTTCATCAATATTTACTACCCTATATATGGTATTTTCCTTATGCTTTTATTAACTTTATTATTATCGGTATTCCTTTATCTGGCTTCAGCATACACGTAGTTATAGAAGATTGTCATAAACTCAGGGTGAAAATCGAAAAATATCAAACCTATTTGGTGCAAATCACAAATACATCTTTTATTGCTTCTATTTTTCATGAAAATGAAATTAATCAACAGTTTAAACAAATATATTGGGATTTTTTAGAAAAGATTAAACGTCCAACAGATTTATTATTGGGCATTTTGATTCTAATTTATTTTGATGCCACATTAAGTAGAAGTACATTGTCAATTAGTGCCTATATTTGGACGCAATTATTTTGTCTCTTTGGATTTCTTACTCCCGTCATTACATTGATTCTCTGGGGTTTAGTAGCATATCAGAAAAACTTAGAAGCAACTATCGGTATTTTATTTAATTTAAATTTTAATTTTGAGATGATTGAGCATCAATATAGTACTTTCAATCTCTTAACGAAAGTTTTAATATCCAATTTTTTCTTTCGGATAATCTGTATACTAGTTGTTTTTCATATTGGTCAACTGATATGGAAAGCTTAA
- a CDS encoding AAA-like domain-containing protein, translating into MSISPMHSEAEISWEEMKEFVDAILFQATKKYLTDLEVKVLKGSWEGKKYDDIATELNLTNTYIQNDVGAKLWRKLTDIIGESVSKNNFRQALKREREKRKARQSIPSVNRLELPHHPVPLNSPFYVERYSTTSVRYTIEALCYEAIAQPAALIRIKAPRQMGKTSLLDRILAHTQNCGYRTVRLNLQDVDEVKFSNLDNFLRWFCACISLELGIPDRLQDFWKQPIGSKISCKTYLQDYIFPQLKTPLVIACDEVDRVFSYAEVSQGFFGLLRSCHEEANNRHIWQQLRLVVVHCTENYGLLDINHSPFNVGEPIELTEFTPIQVEDLVQRHQLDENNDLVQQLMAMVGGHPYLVRLTLYHLAQPTSGRWGDLTQLLQDAPTDSGIYTQHLRRHLGILRENPKLAAAFKQVINTIEAVQLDSILGYQLYSMGLIKWQSNQVMPRCELYRQYFQKRLN; encoded by the coding sequence ATGTCGATATCACCTATGCACTCCGAAGCAGAAATTTCTTGGGAGGAGATGAAAGAGTTTGTTGATGCAATTTTATTTCAAGCTACTAAAAAGTATCTCACTGATTTAGAAGTGAAGGTTCTCAAAGGTAGTTGGGAAGGGAAAAAATATGATGATATTGCCACAGAATTAAATTTAACTAATACATATATTCAAAATGATGTGGGTGCGAAATTATGGAGAAAGCTGACTGATATCATAGGGGAATCTGTTAGTAAGAATAACTTTCGTCAAGCACTAAAACGAGAAAGAGAAAAGCGCAAAGCACGACAAAGCATCCCATCAGTGAATAGGCTAGAACTTCCTCATCACCCAGTACCGCTAAATTCTCCCTTTTATGTAGAGCGCTATTCCACAACATCTGTCCGTTATACTATAGAGGCTTTGTGCTATGAAGCGATCGCCCAACCTGCTGCACTCATCCGCATCAAAGCACCTAGACAAATGGGTAAGACTTCCCTCCTCGACAGAATTCTTGCTCATACACAGAACTGTGGTTATCGCACAGTACGTTTAAACTTACAAGATGTAGATGAAGTAAAATTTAGTAACTTAGATAATTTCTTGCGCTGGTTTTGTGCCTGTATTAGTTTGGAGTTAGGTATTCCAGATCGCCTTCAGGATTTTTGGAAACAACCAATAGGTAGTAAAATTAGCTGCAAAACATACTTGCAAGACTACATATTTCCACAACTAAAAACTCCTTTAGTCATAGCTTGTGATGAAGTAGATCGGGTTTTTAGTTATGCTGAAGTTTCTCAAGGTTTTTTTGGACTGCTGCGGAGTTGTCACGAAGAAGCCAATAATCGGCATATTTGGCAACAATTACGACTGGTAGTAGTACATTGCACAGAAAATTATGGACTGTTAGATATCAACCATTCACCTTTTAACGTTGGAGAACCGATAGAATTAACTGAGTTTACCCCTATCCAAGTTGAGGATTTAGTACAACGCCATCAACTAGATGAGAACAATGATTTAGTACAGCAACTCATGGCTATGGTGGGGGGACATCCATATTTGGTGCGATTAACTCTTTATCATCTTGCTCAACCTACTTCAGGAAGATGGGGAGATTTAACACAACTATTACAAGACGCACCCACCGACAGTGGAATTTACACTCAACATTTGCGTCGTCACTTGGGAATACTCAGAGAAAACCCCAAACTAGCCGCAGCATTCAAACAAGTTATTAACACTATTGAAGCAGTGCAACTAGATTCAATATTAGGCTATCAGTTATATAGTATGGGATTAATTAAGTGGCAAAGCAATCAAGTCATGCCACGCTGCGAGTTGTACAGACAGTATTTTCAAAAACGACTAAATTAA
- a CDS encoding S8 family serine peptidase: protein MTTIPSDPLFKDQWYLYNYNQSTGVRGLDLNVVNVWDDYTGRGVVVGVFEGDGVEYNHPDLAANYNTSIDYDGVTGLDNPYPLPGEEGHATSVAGIIGSAAGNGIGGVGVAYGSTLASFRFSFSDQASENRALNRLKNVDVANNSWGSLSVFGINFLNSDYAQVAQAIKDAAQFGRKNLGTAIVWSAGNEREQGLNTNYSNYSNSRYVITVAALNRDGSVSYYSTPGASILVSGFGSGYPGTIVTTDRQGNEGSNSSWSEGDNPDTNYTNKFNGTSAAAPMVSGVVALMLEANPNLGYRDIQEILAYSARKTGSSSSYNTNGAKNWNNKGLHVSDDYGFGLVDAHAAVRLAETWQKQSRLNNEQSYSYGSSNLGLPITDNSEISYTAILAASLDIDWVEVELNITHPHRGDLIVELISPSKKIISTLVRYPGNGQDAGDNINFRFSSSQFWGENSAGDWTLKIRDSQLTNTGLFNSWKLNIYGDADTADDTYFYTNEYGIDSSNTLTDTSGIDTINAAAVNYSYLNLNPGSTSNLNGYALIISAVTTIEKAFTGDGNDTIIGNSAANFLSGGRGHDTLNGGAGNDTIYGDKGNDLVLGGAGNDLLSGGGGVNTLLGGAGDDLYYLAYLDPNNPVVNDSGSIIQDESGIDTLNLNNFPLTLSNLARVGTALVIDLNKDNKFIFAQDVTILNFFGTGNTKGTGFIEYIAGLDSTSFLSLVGNSPNTGTTGDDRNLSPIKGTTGNDYLGGQTGKDQIYGYAGNDILVAKGGKDQLYGGTGDDLYLLSAADGFNTTILDDGGYDALNLKDVIISLSLLQSGKVGLYRWDDYSLLIDLNKDGYATASNDLIVNYFFDPTASGARAGVGFIEQLGNVSGNDVLNLFNVLPRGGRPDETITLIPSAGLGNDTYIGTDGNDLIFGGDGNDILDGRAGRDQLQGDNGNDTIYGGDGDDRRPDFTAGLRGGLGNDLIYGGYGDDIIDGQDDVDIIFGDEGDDIIFGGAGNDKVLDPKGDYAALKGGGGYDTIYGGFGDDIIDGGDGDDRLYGDEQYQDILNQTQGGNDVISGGAGDDYIDLGYGDDLAWGGDGNDTLYGAAGVDRLLGDAGDDFIDGGAGNDKFDPNGDYAGLKGGAGNDTIYGSFGDDAIDGQDGDDKLYGDDKNPVDNPTKGGNDEIFGGTGNDYIDGGYGGDKLWGGSGNDTIYGGAGIDQISGEAGNDSLYLGLNDNATDIVKYASGHGTDTIYQFVRGVGGDKLQFTGIANIDVVKSGTNTQLKIGDGIASNTGFGTGQLLATLSGTSGFINGDLNVNLFGANFLFT from the coding sequence ATGACTACTATTCCTTCCGACCCCTTATTTAAGGATCAATGGTATCTATATAACTACAATCAATCCACTGGTGTTCGTGGTCTTGATCTCAATGTGGTTAATGTTTGGGATGACTATACAGGGCGGGGTGTTGTTGTCGGCGTTTTCGAGGGGGATGGAGTTGAATACAATCATCCTGATTTAGCGGCAAATTACAATACTTCTATCGACTATGATGGTGTTACTGGCCTTGATAATCCATACCCTCTACCTGGAGAAGAAGGTCATGCCACTTCTGTTGCAGGTATTATTGGCTCAGCTGCTGGCAATGGGATTGGTGGTGTAGGTGTAGCTTATGGCTCTACCTTAGCTTCCTTCCGTTTTTCTTTCTCAGATCAAGCAAGCGAAAATCGAGCATTAAATCGCTTAAAGAATGTTGATGTTGCTAATAATAGCTGGGGTAGCTTATCAGTCTTTGGAATTAATTTCCTGAATTCTGATTATGCTCAAGTAGCTCAAGCTATTAAAGATGCTGCCCAGTTTGGACGTAAGAACTTAGGAACTGCAATAGTTTGGTCAGCTGGAAATGAACGCGAACAAGGTTTGAATACCAACTATTCTAACTATAGCAATTCCCGCTATGTGATTACTGTAGCCGCACTTAACCGTGATGGTTCTGTATCTTATTACAGTACTCCCGGTGCTTCAATTCTTGTGTCTGGGTTTGGCAGTGGTTATCCTGGAACTATTGTAACGACTGATCGCCAGGGAAATGAAGGCTCTAATAGTAGTTGGTCTGAAGGCGATAATCCTGATACAAACTACACCAACAAGTTTAATGGTACTTCAGCCGCCGCGCCGATGGTATCTGGGGTAGTGGCTTTAATGTTGGAAGCAAACCCCAATTTAGGCTATCGAGATATTCAAGAAATTCTCGCCTATTCTGCCCGTAAAACAGGTTCTAGCTCCAGTTACAACACTAACGGAGCTAAGAACTGGAATAATAAAGGTTTACACGTCAGTGATGACTATGGATTTGGCTTAGTAGATGCTCATGCTGCCGTCCGTTTAGCAGAAACTTGGCAAAAACAGAGCCGACTTAACAACGAACAGTCTTATTCTTATGGTTCAAGCAATTTAGGCTTGCCCATTACAGATAATAGTGAGATTAGTTATACTGCTATCCTAGCTGCTAGTTTAGATATTGATTGGGTAGAAGTAGAACTAAATATAACTCATCCCCATCGAGGCGATTTAATTGTTGAACTTATCTCTCCCAGTAAAAAAATTATAAGCACTTTAGTCCGCTATCCTGGTAACGGACAAGATGCTGGAGATAATATCAATTTTAGGTTTTCAAGTTCACAATTCTGGGGAGAAAACAGTGCTGGCGATTGGACACTCAAAATACGTGATTCACAGCTTACGAACACTGGGCTTTTCAACAGTTGGAAATTAAATATATATGGGGATGCTGATACAGCTGATGACACTTATTTCTACACTAATGAGTATGGTATTGATAGCTCCAATACACTGACTGATACTTCAGGTATTGATACTATTAACGCTGCGGCTGTTAATTACTCATACCTCAACCTCAATCCAGGTTCTACAAGTAATTTGAATGGGTATGCCTTAATTATCAGTGCAGTAACTACCATCGAAAAAGCCTTTACTGGCGATGGTAACGACACAATTATCGGTAATAGTGCTGCTAATTTTCTGTCTGGTGGTAGAGGCCATGACACGCTCAATGGTGGCGCAGGGAACGATACCATCTATGGTGATAAGGGCAACGATCTTGTATTAGGTGGCGCAGGTAATGACCTCTTGAGTGGTGGAGGTGGTGTTAACACCCTTTTAGGAGGAGCAGGCGATGACCTCTATTACTTGGCTTATCTCGATCCCAACAATCCAGTAGTCAATGATTCGGGAAGCATTATTCAAGACGAATCTGGCATAGATACCTTAAACTTGAATAACTTCCCACTCACTCTATCTAACCTTGCCAGGGTTGGAACTGCCTTAGTAATTGACCTGAACAAAGACAACAAATTTATCTTTGCTCAAGATGTTACTATCCTCAACTTCTTTGGCACAGGTAACACCAAAGGAACAGGCTTTATTGAATACATTGCTGGTTTGGATAGTACCAGTTTTTTAAGTTTAGTTGGTAACAGTCCTAACACTGGAACTACAGGAGACGATCGCAATCTATCTCCAATCAAAGGTACTACAGGGAATGACTATCTGGGTGGACAGACAGGAAAGGATCAGATATATGGCTATGCAGGTAATGACATTCTCGTAGCCAAAGGCGGAAAAGATCAACTCTACGGAGGTACAGGAGATGATTTATATCTCCTCTCGGCTGCCGATGGGTTTAATACTACCATTCTAGATGATGGCGGATATGATGCCCTTAACCTCAAAGATGTAATTATTTCCCTGTCTCTACTCCAGAGTGGAAAAGTTGGACTTTACAGATGGGATGATTATAGTCTCTTAATCGACCTCAATAAAGATGGTTATGCCACAGCTTCCAATGACTTAATCGTTAACTACTTTTTTGACCCCACGGCATCGGGAGCGAGAGCTGGTGTAGGCTTCATTGAGCAATTAGGTAATGTATCTGGCAATGATGTTCTAAATCTATTTAACGTCTTGCCCAGAGGTGGACGACCTGACGAGACTATTACCTTGATTCCCAGTGCTGGTTTAGGCAACGATACATATATCGGTACAGATGGCAATGATCTCATTTTCGGTGGGGATGGCAATGACATTCTCGACGGTAGAGCAGGACGAGATCAACTACAAGGCGATAACGGCAATGACACCATATATGGAGGAGATGGAGACGACCGCCGTCCAGACTTCACTGCCGGACTCAGAGGCGGATTAGGCAATGATTTGATTTATGGTGGCTACGGTGATGACATCATTGATGGACAGGATGATGTTGACATTATCTTTGGCGATGAAGGTGATGACATTATCTTTGGTGGTGCTGGGAATGATAAAGTTCTCGACCCTAAAGGAGATTATGCGGCTTTAAAAGGTGGCGGAGGCTATGACACCATCTATGGTGGTTTTGGTGATGACATCATTGATGGTGGCGATGGTGATGACAGACTTTACGGAGATGAGCAATATCAAGATATTCTCAATCAAACTCAGGGAGGTAACGATGTTATCTCTGGAGGTGCTGGGGATGACTATATTGATCTGGGCTATGGTGATGATTTAGCCTGGGGGGGAGATGGCAATGATACCCTTTATGGTGCTGCTGGGGTAGACCGGTTACTTGGTGATGCTGGCGATGATTTCATTGACGGTGGCGCTGGAAACGATAAATTCGATCCCAACGGAGATTATGCCGGACTTAAAGGAGGTGCAGGCAATGACACCATCTATGGTAGTTTTGGCGACGATGCCATTGATGGACAGGATGGTGATGACAAGCTTTACGGAGATGATAAAAATCCGGTAGATAATCCAACTAAAGGTGGCAATGATGAGATTTTCGGAGGCACAGGAAATGATTATATAGACGGAGGTTATGGTGGTGATAAACTCTGGGGTGGCTCTGGCAACGATACCATTTATGGTGGTGCTGGAATAGATCAAATCAGTGGTGAAGCTGGTAATGATAGCCTTTATTTAGGCTTAAATGATAACGCAACAGATATCGTTAAATATGCCTCTGGTCATGGAACAGATACCATTTATCAATTTGTCCGTGGTGTTGGTGGTGATAAATTGCAATTCACAGGTATTGCTAACATTGATGTCGTGAAATCAGGTACAAACACACAACTAAAAATCGGTGATGGTATTGCTAGTAATACAGGCTTTGGTACAGGTCAATTATTAGCTACATTATCAGGTACATCTGGTTTTATTAATGGTGATTTGAATGTTAATTTGTTTGGGGCTAATTTCTTATTTACTTAA
- a CDS encoding GNAT family N-acetyltransferase yields MESLIFMMIEFMYKVSRRKVTKAEAELLVSQIKLTPNIMGYSLREWLKAENIMVAEDEDGKLVGACLNYDFQEDWQKIAALIVFEEFRGRGIGKLLFEESCKDAVSRKKNIYTISANEIVIKMMRDWDFMMFDSLWEMPEIINQYKLRFYLHSFVWLMNFYRIREIIRKLMVYEYNPSFVFGIRYIPR; encoded by the coding sequence ATGGAAAGCTTAATCTTTATGATGATTGAATTTATGTACAAAGTTTCTCGAAGAAAAGTTACCAAAGCTGAAGCAGAATTATTGGTGAGTCAGATTAAGCTAACACCTAATATTATGGGTTATTCCTTAAGAGAATGGCTCAAGGCAGAAAATATTATGGTGGCTGAAGATGAAGACGGTAAACTGGTGGGTGCTTGTTTAAATTATGATTTTCAAGAAGATTGGCAGAAAATTGCGGCATTAATTGTATTTGAGGAGTTTCGCGGTAGAGGTATTGGCAAATTATTGTTTGAGGAATCATGCAAGGATGCTGTGAGTAGGAAGAAAAATATATATACAATTAGTGCTAATGAAATTGTGATCAAAATGATGAGGGATTGGGATTTTATGATGTTTGATAGTTTATGGGAGATGCCGGAAATTATTAATCAATATAAACTGAGATTTTATTTACATTCTTTTGTGTGGCTGATGAATTTTTATCGAATTCGAGAAATCATTAGAAAACTAATGGTTTATGAATACAATCCAAGCTTTGTTTTTGGGATTAGATATATTCCCAGGTAA